The sequence below is a genomic window from Desulfopila inferna.
GGCCTCAACACCTTTGTGCAGGAGACGCTCAGCCGGCGGGTATACAACAGAGAGGTTCGTTTTATTGCAATCATCCCTGATATCTGCATCCAATACAACTATGCGAATATTTTCGTCATCAACCCTGAGGCAAGACAGGGCTCCGTGGACGAGGAAGCCGGCCGACTCAACCTCAAACCGTTCAGAAAGAGCTGTCGCATAAAATACGACAGCTTTATCACCGCGGTATCGGAAAGCCCCACCATTCATAAGCTGATCGACACCATTCTGAAGAAACAGAATCAGCTCTACATCAGCTTGTATGAATCCATTGAAGAGCTCACTCTTGATGAAATCGAAGGAGTCTCCATCCTCGGCCCCGACAAGTCTATAGCCAAACGATTCAACTCCAAAATTTATCAGTATGAAAAATTAAACGGAGTTGTTCCCATCGCCGACTACCGCGTCTGCAACGATCTCGAATCACTTCTGCAAACCAGCAGCGCACTCAGGGAACAATGGAGCGACGGCATTTTCATCAGTGCGCCTTATTCGGCAGCAGGATCTAATTCAGCGGTAACCCAGACACAGGAAGAAGTTGCCTCCATTTTTACCGAACCCGACAGCCTCTACCTGCTCTCACGATATATGCCGCATCAATACGACCCCACGGTACTTGCCGTCGTGGCCAATGAAAACGAGGTCTATATCGCTGGCATCGCTGACCAGAATATAGTGGGCGGCAACAGGTTTGTCGGTTCCAACTACCCAACGATCCTCGACGAAACTCATCAAAAAGTCCTGCGCGAATATACCGTTCGGGTGGGCCGGGTACTCGGCGAAAACGGCTATCGGGGGATCTTCGGCTGTGACTACCTCATCGACAATGACGGCAATGTCATCTTTCTGGAAATCAACGCCAGAAAACAGGGAACAACCCTGGAATTCTGTCATACTCTTGAGCAATCTCTGCCGGAAGGCAGTCCTTCCCTGATGGAGCTCGAGTATTTTGCCGTTACCGAGAACCGCTTCCCCAAGAACGCCAGAGAGCTGACGGTTAACGCCAGAAATCTGCACTGGGGCACTTACAATTACAAAATCGATACTCAAAAACGAACAACTGGATATATCCCTCAGAATGTCTATGAGCGTGAGACCTTCAAAAAAGTAGCCAGTGGTGAGTTGCTCAAAGACTTTGCCATACTGGAACATGTGGGTACCAATTTTTATGTCATGCCCGGCACCTTTCTTGCGCGCGTTGTCTCCGTCGCCACCAACAGAGACGACGTCAACGAAGGACTGTGTCAAGGTGTGGGATTCATACAACAAACCATCGAAGAGGCCTAAACTTTTATCATGGAACCGCAAACACGTAAAGATCAGGATTGTCACAACGCGCTGGACAAATATACTCTGGATCTCATTGCAGAACTAAGCGCCGGTATCAAAACTGAAAAGAAGAAACCGGCAGACGCTGAGGTGAAGAAAGAGATTTCCCAACTTTTCCAAACAGCCTGCAAGAAAAATCTGACAAATCCAATCATTCAGCTCTTTCAACGGCTCCAGGCCCGGCGGGATTGCGGAAACAGTATTGACGACTTCGGCCTCACCAAAAAGGATCTGTGCACTCTGGCCCTCAAACACCAGCAGATCGATGAACACATGGTATCGCTTGGTGGACGCCTCACCCAGGCCCTGCCCATAGCGAGCAGGGCCAATGCCCGGGTGGAGGACTATCTTGAACGAAAGGACAGGGAAGCTCCAAGCGGCATAGAACTCTGGGATACGATTCAGGAGAATGCTGCACGGATCCGCCGTCAGCTGAGGATGAGTGAGGAAGACTGGTTCAGCTACAAAGGACAGATACGAAACTGCATCACTTCCGCCGACCAGCTTGCCCTGCTCATCGACCTTCCCGAGGAAGCCATCGCCTCGGTAGCCAGGGTAACGCAGTCTTTCCGCATGCGCCTTACCCCCTATTACACCAGCCTCATCCTTCCCGGCCAGGTCAATGATCCTATCATGCTGCAGTCCGTACCTACCGGTGAGATGGTGGATAATGCCGGAATTGAAATTCCTCCGGTAGCGGCCGACCACTCCCCGGCCAGGCTCATCGATCAGTTTTATCCGAGGGTTTTGACCATCAAGGCCACCAATATGTGCGCCATGTACTGTACGCACTGCCTCCGCCTGGCCCATATCGGCAGAAAAGACAACACCTATTCCAAAGAGGCCTACGGTGAAGCTTTGGATTATATCAGAAGCAATAAGCGTATCCGCGACGTTCTGGTAACCGGAGGAGATGCTTTTGTTCTGCCCGATTCTATTCTGAAATGGCTTCTCGGTGAACTTGATTCCATTGAGCATGTCCAGGTAAAAAGACTTGGTACCCGAATTCCGATTACGGCTCCGATGCGGGTCGATGACCAACTTCTCGATATTCTCGAAGAATCCAATGACAAAAAGCCCATCAGGGTCGTTACCCAGATCAATACCGCCCAGGAGATCACCCCGCTATCCCGTGATGCCTTCAGAAAAATTTCGAAGCGGGTGTTTACCGTACTCAATCAGGCCGTTCTTCTCAAAGGCATCAACGATACCCGGGTAAAGATGTGGAAACTATGCGAAACCATCCATGAATCCTACGTGCGGCCCTACTATATTTTTAACTGCAGTTATAGAAATCCGCAGTTCAAGCATTTCCGGGTGCCTCTGGAGGTAGGAAGGGATATTGTCGAATCGATGTACGGCAATATTTCCGGCGATGCCATTCCCCGCTTCATCGCCACTGCAGGCGGCAAAATTCCCCTGCACCGCTCCAATGTGGTTTCCACCGATGGTGAATACATTCTCAGGAAACCCTGGAATGACCAGGAGGTCGCTTATCCTGATGCGGAACCTGAACTCTACGCCGCGGAGGACTTTGCCTTCGGCAAATATCACCGCTAGATCATGGATCAAGACCTTCTTCTCTATCTGCAGGCAAGCGAGCGGGAGCAGTTCCAACTCCTGCAGCGGCTTATTCTGCAGACCAGCTCCAGCGCAGACAAGGCAGGGGTTGACCGGGTGGGCGCGATCCTCGGTGAAGCACTGGCGGACTGCGACCTGGAACTCACCATCGACAATGTCGAAAGCTATGGAAACAACCTGGTCTTCCAGTCGGCGGCCTGCCGTTCGCACCAGCCTCATATTCTGCTGGTGGGCCACATGGATACGGTCTTTCCAGCGGACAACAACTTCACCTCCTATAGGGAAGATGATTTAAAGGCCTACGGTCCCGGGGTCTGCGACATGAAGGGAGGGCTGGTCACAGCCGTTTATCTGCTCAAGGCCCTGCAGAGCAGGGAGCTGCTGCGCCGCATCCCTATCGTATTGATCTGCAACTCCGACGAGGAGATCGGCTCCCCGAACTCAGCAGACCTGATCAAAAGCTTTGCCGAAAAAAGTTGCTGCGCCCTTGTCTTTGAGTGCGGCGGCACCGCTGGTGAAATTGTCACCGGCCGTAAGGGAAAATGCGGTTATCGTCTCGAGGTGCACGGCAAAGCAGGCCATGCCGGATTCTTCAATAGATCAGGAAAGGCCAGTGCGATACTGGAGCTTGCTCATAAGACCATTCTGTTGGAGCAGCTTAACGATGCCCAAAAAGAGATGGTGCTCAACGTCGGCAGAATAGAAGCCGGGATAGCACCTAATGTTGTCGCAGAATTCGGGTGTGCTGCCATCGATACCCGTTTTCTCACCAACGAAGACGGCATCTTCCTCAAAAACAGCATTGAACAGATCGCCGCCAAAAGTACAATAGCGGGGACAACAAGCTCTGTCACCAGGACGAACAGCAGGGTTCCAATGGACGAATCGCAGGGCAATCTGGCCCTCTATGATATTTTTCGCAGACAGGCAGCTCTTCTTGACATACCCCTTAAAAGAGAGATACGAAGCGGAGTCTCCGACGCCAATACCGCGGCTGAATGCGGAATACCTGTTATTGACGGGCTGGGCCCGATCGGGGAGCTTGATCACAGTGAGGATGAATATATAGTGAAAGGCTCACTGGTACCGCGCTGCAAACTGGCAACCCTTGCAGTTCTGGAAATCTGGGAGAGGCAGCAGCAAGGAGGATTGGAAATACAGCCATGATTACGCCGCCATAGCCTTAAAAACCAAAAAGCCCGAAGCATCAATGCTTCGGACTTTGTCGATCACCAGGCGTGTATCAGCTTTTCTAACGCCTCATATATTACCTTGGCCGGATATATCACTTAGCCAGACGCACCCACGAGGCCTGAGGCCCCTTATCTCCTATGGTTTCGCCGTATATCACTCCGTCTCCTTCGCTTAATTCGTCCATGTTGGCATCCTTCAAGGCATTTTCATGAAAATAAATATCCCGCTCGTCATATGTGGATATGAATCCATAGGATTCATGAGGAGAGAGTTTGCGGATAGTTCCGAAACTGTCGCCATCCACGAGCGTTTCAGGGGCCTTTTTCACCTTCCGCATCTTCCTTAAGTTTTCTTTCAACTGCAGAGATAGTACATCAAATGCCTCCACAAGCAGAGGTCGAACTGCGCCTCCCTTTCTTGCTACTACAACAGTATCATTTGGTACTGATGCAACCAGTTTGATCTCAAACCCTCCTTCCTTATGATGAGTAGTAGCTTCAATAACTACTCGAAGATGAAGCAGATAGGCGGCGTAATTTCGAATCAGTTTTTCTTTCTCCTCTTCGATTTTTGTCTGCCATCCTTTCCGCAACTCAATGTTTCGGGTTTCGATCTTTAGTTCCATAGAGTTCCTCCAAAGATTACATAAAACGATGCCGAAAAACATCGTTGCCTCTATGCGTCACTGGACGCATTCCCCAAGTGAAATTTCAGTAAAGAAAGAGAAAACGCTCATTTTATCTCTAAAATTTCACCCTTAATAGTATTATATTTCATAGAGCCCTGTTGGCAAGGATGTCGAGCCCTTTTTCCGGCTGCAGCACTTTTAAGATTTGCCCGATGAAAGTAGATTTTGCATGTTCGCTAATCTTAGTGTAAGCTACGGCTTTATTCATTGAACAAACAAAGAGAAAGGTGGGTTTTATGGCGGAGAAGACCGGAGTTATCCTCCTCAATATGGGGGGTCCGGAAAAACCGGAAGATGTTGCCCCATTTTTGTATAATCTTTTCTCTGACAGAGACATCATACGGTTAGGCCCAAGGATCCTGCAGAAACCAATCGCCTGGTATATTGCCCGGAAACGCGCACCCAAAAGCCAGAAAGCATATGCCAAAATCGGTGGGGGGTCACCTCTGATCCGGATCACCAACGAACAGGCGGAGTCGCTGCAAAGAGCGCTTGCCGACAGTGGTGAGTATACCGTAGTCACTGCAATGAGATATTGGCAGCCCACCGCCACTCAGGCACTGCGGAATCTGGCTGAGCAACATATATCCAGAGTCATTGCCCTTCCCCTCTATCCCCACTACTCACGCGCCACATCCGGCTCATCGCTGGCCGACCTCAAGCGATCGGCCGCCATTTCGGCAGAGACCTTCGACATCAGTGAAATACACGGCTGGCCCGACAATCCGCTCTATATCAGGTGCCTTGCAGAAAATATCAAAAAGGGTCTTGACGCTTTTTTCTCAAATGATGTTGAAGTTCTTTATAGTGCACACAGCCTGCCCACCTCCTTTATAGATGAAGGGGATCCCTATTTGGAGCAATTGAAAATCACTATCGCCAAAATAGAGGAAGCTACCGGAATTACAGGAAGATTATGTTTCCAGAGCAGAAGCGGACCGGTGGAGTGGCTCTCGCCTTCCACTCCGGAAATGATTGAACAGCTGGCCAAAGAAGGGTGCAAAAATATTCTTATGGTACCGATCAGCTTCGTCTCCGATCATATCGAGACTCTCTATGAGATAAACATGCTTTATCGTGATATGGCTCAGGAGCAGGGAATAGATTGCCGCCCCAGTGAATCGCTCAACACCCACCCTCTCTTTATCGAATCACTAAAGCAACTTGTGCTGTCACATCGTTTTTCCGCCGGGAGATAGAACCTCGCTCTTTCGACTGAAAAGCAGCGGATATGTCCACTCTCCTTGAAACCGCAGAGCAGATCAGGCATCCTCCTGGTGGTTGCCTCTGCCCGGCTGGAATCTTCGCATGCGCACGTTCATGAGAATGCCTAAGGCCATAAGGGTAGTCAGCAGAGAGGAACCTCCATATGAGACAAGAGGCAGGGGAATACCGACAACCGGAAGAAGCCCCAGTATCATCAGGATGTTGATCAGGGCCTGCCAGAAAATCAGCATCACCACACCATAGGCAAGCAGCATACCAAACCTGTCCTTGGCATACATTGCCACCCGCAGCCCCCAGAGCAGCAGTAGAAAATAGACGCCAAGGAAAAACAGGCTGCCAAAGAATCCCCATTCCTCGCACCACACTGAAAAGGCAAAGTCGGTGTGCCTCTCGGGCAGGAAATGGAGATGCCCCTGAGTTCCTTCAAGATATCCCTTGCCGAATTTGCCGCCGCTGCCCACCGCTATTTTAGACTGCATCACCTGATAACCGTGTCCCATGGGGTCGTTTTCAGGATTAAGAAAAGTCTGCACCCGCTGTTTCTGGTAGGGTTTCAAAAGTTTCTGCCAGGCAAAAAGCACCGCGAAAAGACCGCTGCCGCCAAGTATAAGATATGTTGACCTCCGCAGTTTGACAAAAACAGTCATTGAAACGAAGATTATACCGAGCATCAAGGCCGTGCCGAGATCCGGCTGCATTAGAATCAGCAGGAAGGGGATGGCTGTCAAAACTATTGGTGTTATCAATTGCTTAATCGAGTATCCATCCAGCACTTCTTTTCTGGAATAGTAACTGGCGAGAGTGACTACCAGCATCAGTTTGGCGGGCTCGGAGGGCTGCAGGCGAAAAAATCCCAAATCAATCCAGCGCTGCGCTCCTCCTGCACTCTCCCCCATGAAATATGCAGCAACCAGTAGAACGATAATGAATAGATAAAAAGGATAATTCCAGATGTGAAGCTCGTTATAATCGAAGCTGAGAATAAACAGCACCGCGGTAAATCCCATCAGGAACAGATAGCTTTGCTTGAGATATGGAGGACTTCCCCATCCCTTTGGAGGATATGAGGCACTATAGAGATTAAAGAGCGCCATCCCACAGAGCAGCATCAGAAACAGGAAAAAGGCCCAGTCAAAATGCAAGAATAACCTTCTGTCAATTCGTAACATATCGTACCATCAACGATTTCACGGAATAAGCGCCGGCCGCTGAAATGGAACCGGATATGCTGACATCGAACAACTTGGCAGCTTTCATCATTTTTCTTTCTCCTGCCCCTCTCGGGTGAGTCGATCCTCAAAGTAGGTCTTTAATACCGCCCTGGCTATGGGCGCAGCCCCCGAGCTTCCATGCAGGCCGTGCTCAACCAGTACCGTTACGGCAATCTCGGGATTTTCAGCAGGGGCAAAACAGGTGAACCAGGCATGATCCCGGAACTTATATGGGATATCTTCTTCTTTCATATTCTTGTAGACGGCAATTTTAACGACCTGAGCCGTACCTGTTTTACCACCGATTGTTAATCCCTCGACCCGGGCTATACGTGCCGTTCCCCGCTTTCCATGGACGACCTCAACCATTCCTTCCCTTATCAGGGCAAGTGATTCTTCAAGTCCCGTCAACTCATAGATGAGTTCCGGTTTTATCTCTTCAACGATATTACCATCAGGGCCGATAATTTTTTCGACCATCTGCGGACGATAGTTTTTACCGCCGTTGGCAATCATGGAGGTCATCACCGCCATCTGCAGCGGCGTAACCAGGTTGAATCCCTGTCCGATGGCAATCGAGAGAGTTTCGCCCTCGTGCCATTTTTCATTGTAGCGTTGTCTTTTCCACTTTCTGGTGGGGATGAGTCCGTCCTGTTCATTTTCGATCTCCAT
It includes:
- a CDS encoding ATP-grasp domain-containing protein; amino-acid sequence: MDYQDDILYTNFTYNPDIYYFIYIGDLKAYGLNTFVQETLSRRVYNREVRFIAIIPDICIQYNYANIFVINPEARQGSVDEEAGRLNLKPFRKSCRIKYDSFITAVSESPTIHKLIDTILKKQNQLYISLYESIEELTLDEIEGVSILGPDKSIAKRFNSKIYQYEKLNGVVPIADYRVCNDLESLLQTSSALREQWSDGIFISAPYSAAGSNSAVTQTQEEVASIFTEPDSLYLLSRYMPHQYDPTVLAVVANENEVYIAGIADQNIVGGNRFVGSNYPTILDETHQKVLREYTVRVGRVLGENGYRGIFGCDYLIDNDGNVIFLEINARKQGTTLEFCHTLEQSLPEGSPSLMELEYFAVTENRFPKNARELTVNARNLHWGTYNYKIDTQKRTTGYIPQNVYERETFKKVASGELLKDFAILEHVGTNFYVMPGTFLARVVSVATNRDDVNEGLCQGVGFIQQTIEEA
- a CDS encoding cold shock domain-containing protein — its product is MELKIETRNIELRKGWQTKIEEEKEKLIRNYAAYLLHLRVVIEATTHHKEGGFEIKLVASVPNDTVVVARKGGAVRPLLVEAFDVLSLQLKENLRKMRKVKKAPETLVDGDSFGTIRKLSPHESYGFISTYDERDIYFHENALKDANMDELSEGDGVIYGETIGDKGPQASWVRLAK
- the hemH gene encoding ferrochelatase; the protein is MAEKTGVILLNMGGPEKPEDVAPFLYNLFSDRDIIRLGPRILQKPIAWYIARKRAPKSQKAYAKIGGGSPLIRITNEQAESLQRALADSGEYTVVTAMRYWQPTATQALRNLAEQHISRVIALPLYPHYSRATSGSSLADLKRSAAISAETFDISEIHGWPDNPLYIRCLAENIKKGLDAFFSNDVEVLYSAHSLPTSFIDEGDPYLEQLKITIAKIEEATGITGRLCFQSRSGPVEWLSPSTPEMIEQLAKEGCKNILMVPISFVSDHIETLYEINMLYRDMAQEQGIDCRPSESLNTHPLFIESLKQLVLSHRFSAGR
- the rodA gene encoding rod shape-determining protein RodA, yielding MHFDWAFFLFLMLLCGMALFNLYSASYPPKGWGSPPYLKQSYLFLMGFTAVLFILSFDYNELHIWNYPFYLFIIVLLVAAYFMGESAGGAQRWIDLGFFRLQPSEPAKLMLVVTLASYYSRKEVLDGYSIKQLITPIVLTAIPFLLILMQPDLGTALMLGIIFVSMTVFVKLRRSTYLILGGSGLFAVLFAWQKLLKPYQKQRVQTFLNPENDPMGHGYQVMQSKIAVGSGGKFGKGYLEGTQGHLHFLPERHTDFAFSVWCEEWGFFGSLFFLGVYFLLLLWGLRVAMYAKDRFGMLLAYGVVMLIFWQALINILMILGLLPVVGIPLPLVSYGGSSLLTTLMALGILMNVRMRRFQPGRGNHQEDA
- a CDS encoding KamA family radical SAM protein, translated to MEPQTRKDQDCHNALDKYTLDLIAELSAGIKTEKKKPADAEVKKEISQLFQTACKKNLTNPIIQLFQRLQARRDCGNSIDDFGLTKKDLCTLALKHQQIDEHMVSLGGRLTQALPIASRANARVEDYLERKDREAPSGIELWDTIQENAARIRRQLRMSEEDWFSYKGQIRNCITSADQLALLIDLPEEAIASVARVTQSFRMRLTPYYTSLILPGQVNDPIMLQSVPTGEMVDNAGIEIPPVAADHSPARLIDQFYPRVLTIKATNMCAMYCTHCLRLAHIGRKDNTYSKEAYGEALDYIRSNKRIRDVLVTGGDAFVLPDSILKWLLGELDSIEHVQVKRLGTRIPITAPMRVDDQLLDILEESNDKKPIRVVTQINTAQEITPLSRDAFRKISKRVFTVLNQAVLLKGINDTRVKMWKLCETIHESYVRPYYIFNCSYRNPQFKHFRVPLEVGRDIVESMYGNISGDAIPRFIATAGGKIPLHRSNVVSTDGEYILRKPWNDQEVAYPDAEPELYAAEDFAFGKYHR
- a CDS encoding M20 family metallopeptidase gives rise to the protein MDQDLLLYLQASEREQFQLLQRLILQTSSSADKAGVDRVGAILGEALADCDLELTIDNVESYGNNLVFQSAACRSHQPHILLVGHMDTVFPADNNFTSYREDDLKAYGPGVCDMKGGLVTAVYLLKALQSRELLRRIPIVLICNSDEEIGSPNSADLIKSFAEKSCCALVFECGGTAGEIVTGRKGKCGYRLEVHGKAGHAGFFNRSGKASAILELAHKTILLEQLNDAQKEMVLNVGRIEAGIAPNVVAEFGCAAIDTRFLTNEDGIFLKNSIEQIAAKSTIAGTTSSVTRTNSRVPMDESQGNLALYDIFRRQAALLDIPLKREIRSGVSDANTAAECGIPVIDGLGPIGELDHSEDEYIVKGSLVPRCKLATLAVLEIWERQQQGGLEIQP